The Anomalospiza imberbis isolate Cuckoo-Finch-1a 21T00152 unplaced genomic scaffold, ASM3175350v1 scaffold_277, whole genome shotgun sequence genome segment tcggagagacacagggggagcaccaggcctggtggccctgaagctgccccgaggccaggtttcagcccagcgcctgaggcagggagatgcagtgggggaaggaggatgcagagctgcaggacaggtggccttggggccagcaaagaccagtgtcagaaactcacagccaggacaaagacacccgttttgtccccatcagaggtgcacgtgctgtgctctggccagctccccagcacatcgaggagtatcagctgcgccggctccgcagtcctgggtgagcacatgatgctcttccacatggtcaaagcagctctgtggggtcagagctctgtctcagaggagtctgggacacagcaccgtggcctgggtggcagcggggagctgagctggctgccagccctgcctctgcccactgcccctcgccagcagcacccagacagcccagccctgtggggacaggtccctgagggccagcgaggaagcatggcagaaggctcgggggctgacgtgccagggctggcaaagggagcagccagagggccctggaactctctgttggtcagacacctgggacaggctgtacaggctgatgggctggggagccctgagccctctgggcaggtgggccccatacctgtcacaggatggggccacacgcaggagtgtcattactacgtcagcaggctgctctttggtgagatccagcagggccctgttcagcctgtgctcagcaaactgattggccatgagccactggtggatgtacctcaccatggcaggcacctggagaaggcatggggagacttggaaagctgccagagggaggaatgtccccagcttccccagagaagtgcttcccttgccaccccactgccatggcctcaaaggcttccagtgagcagCAGGCGTGacttgggaggccaagcaattcctgggaggatcaaagcctggccacaggctgcttacttgctttggattgcaaaacccctcctctacgagcatatccagcagggcagaacaggtcttggttttgaagatgtgtgaatatgctctgagccctgtgcccacgGTGCCGGTCTCTTCCTCCCGAATCCTCTTGATGAATTTGcaaaccagctgtaggagaagggcaggaagccagggatgttccacagaatgctccaagcgcggtgctcggctgagcagtgacagcaggcccagcccaggtggggatggctgcaggtacctgcgctgttctgcggaagaggccacgggtgcgttcctgctcttgtgtgcggtccacggctgcatctggcaaagagcgagcgcagcctgagctgaggggctgcgggagaggctggagaacacagcccagccctgcgctccccaggcaggaacagccccgggatgtcccaagggatggagcacggctctggggtgtctgtcctggcccctattccgtcctgtccatgggcatgtccccaggggatgggatgggatgggatgggatgggatgggatggggtgggatgggatgggatgggatgggatgggatgggatgggatgggatgcgaTGGGATGCGATGGGATGcgatgggatgcaatgggatgcaatgggatgcaatgggatgggatgggatgggatgggatgggatgcaatgggatgcaatgggatgcaatgggatgcaatgggatgcaatgggatgcaatgggatgggatgcaatgggatgggatgcaatgggatgggatgcaatgggatgggatgcaatgggatgcaataggatgcaatgggatgcaataggatgcaatgggatgggatgtggccaagctggctgcagccacgagccctgcagcccagcagcccagctctgccactcaccctcctgcagaggcttgaaccgcaccacctcttcagtctcctgtgctgggccagctccagggccttcttcctcttcctccacccaggccagct includes the following:
- the LOC137466552 gene encoding uncharacterized protein, which produces MEQRSPRVPKLAWVEEEEEGPGAGPAQETEEVVRFKPLQEDAAVDRTQEQERTRGLFRRTAQLVCKFIKRIREEETGTVGTGLRAYSHIFKTKTCSALLDMLVEEGFCNPKQVPAMVRYIHQWLMANQFAEHRLNRALLDLTKEQPADVVMTLLRVAPSCDRAALTMWKSIMCSPRTAEPAQLILLDVLGSWPEHSTCTSDGDKTGVFVLAATVVMWKILQVPCVPHVVTVYFPHLFVHLLFQVFFSTLDVPAEVDTFWKGCQQQYGLATNPNRFAVRNPEVPALPNAARGCGGGNRTQVWLGHAAVC